From the genome of Triticum aestivum cultivar Chinese Spring chromosome 1A, IWGSC CS RefSeq v2.1, whole genome shotgun sequence:
tgcaaactttgacactgatccggacgattctaaatcgcaaaccggatatgtgtttgtATTGAACGGTGGGGCtgttagttggagcagttctaaatagagcatcgtggcaggatctacatgtgaagctgagtacattgctgctttggaagcagcaaatgaaggagtctagatgaaagagttcatatccgatctaggtgtcatacctagtgcatcgggtccaatgaaaatcttttgtgacaatactggtgcaattgccttggcaaaggaatccagatttcacaagagaacaagcacatcaagatacgcttcaattccatctgcgatcaagtcaaggagggagacatagagatttgcaagatacatatggatctgaatgttgcagacccattgactaagcctctctcaggagcaaaacatgatcagcaccaagactccatgggtgttagaatcattacaatgtaatctagattattgactccagtgcaagtgggagattgaaggaaatatgccctagaggcaataataaagttgttgtttatatttccttatatcatgataaatgtttattattcatgctagaattgtattaaccggaaacttagtacatgtgtgaatacatagacaaacagagtgtcactagtttgcctctacttgactagctcgttgaatcaataatggttatgtttcctaaccatagacatgagttgtcatttgattaacgggatcacatcattagagaataatgtgattgacttgacccatccgttagcttagcacgatgatcgtttagtttgttgctattgctttctccataacttatacatgttcctatgactatgagatcatgcaactcccgaataccggaggaacactttgtgtgctaccaaatgtcataacgtaactgggtgattataaaggtgctctacaggtgtctccgatggtgtttgttgagttggcatagattgagattaggatttgtcactccgattgtcggagaggtatctctaggccctctcggtaatgcacatcaatataagccttgcaagcaatgtgactaatgagttagttgcgggataatgcattacaaaacgagtaaagagacttgccggtaacgagattgaactaggtattgagataccaacgatcgaatctcgggcaagtaacatatcgatgacaaagggaacaacttatatcgttatgcggtttgaccaataaagatcttcgtagaatatgtgggagccaatatgaacatccaggttccgctattggttattgaccggagacgtgtctcggtcatgtctacatagttctcgaacccgtagggtccgcacgcttaacgttcggtgacggtcggtattatgagtttatgtgttttgatgtatcgaagatagttcgaagtcccggatgtgatcacggacatgacgaggagtctcaaaatggtcgagacataaagattgatatattggatgactatattcggacaccggaagagttccgggggtcaccgaataattatcggagtgccagggggttatcggaacccccgagggaactaatgggccaacatgggccttgtgtgagagagaggaggggccataGGGCTGCCCTCCTGGGAGTCCGAAtcggacaaggagggggcggcgccccctttttccctccctctctccctctctttcctcccccctccttcttcctagttggactaggaaagggggagtcctactcctactaggaggaggactcctccttctccttggcgcgccccaaggccagccggcctcccccttgctcctttatatacggggtagggggcaccctagaacacataagttgattgtttccagccgtgtgcggtgcccccctccaccataatccacctcggttatatcgtcatagtgcttaggcgaagccctgcaccggtagcttcatcatcaccgtcatcacgtcatcgtgctgatgaagctctccctcgacactcagctggatcaagagtttgtgggacgtcaccgagccaaacgtgtgcagatcgcggaggtgtcgtactttcggtactaggatcggtcggatcgtgaagacgtacggctacatcaaccgcgttgtcataacgctttcgcttacggtctacgaggatacatggacaacactcttcctctctcattgctatgcatcaccatgatagatctgtTACTAAGTTTATATATgcttgggtctgtccatcacatcattctcttaatgatgtgatcccgttattaaatgacaactcatgtcttggTTAGGaagccttaaccatctttgatcaacgagctagtctagtagaggcctaTGTACCAGGGACACAGTGTtgttttatgtattcacacatgtatataagtttccgatcaatacaattctaacatgaataataaatatttatcatgaacaaggaaatatgataataaccaatttattattgcctctagggcatatttccaacaccaggtAGTGGTGTGCGACTCACGAAACCAGTAGTGTGTTCATTTAGCCCACAACATAGCTAGGTAGTAATTAGTGGTGTATTGAGTCTCTAACATCCCACCAATAAAGCCCGTGGCTGGTAGGTTgttgggcccacatggcagtggtgTAGTTACCTGCTTGCACATCACCGTGACTCCATAGTGGTGGCGTACAAAATTTGCCCACACCACAGATATTTTAGAAaaatgacgatggcttcgattgaAAGTGGTGCCCCGCCAATTAAAGGTTGTGTAGAAGCATTCTGCACTAGTGCACTGCATAACATGTCAACCCATGCCTTCACTGCCCGCTTCAAAATTCATGCAATCGATCCGATGATGTGGAGCACGTTCACGCCAGAAACGGTCAGAGCTGACATTATAGCTCTATAGCATTTGGAAATCTATATACCTACTATTAAGAGAATAAGTATTCTTGGTCTGTCATGCTATTTTATGGAAACCCCCTTGAAGTTTCTTGTAAACAACCCGCAGTTCAGTTCTAAGTCAAATTTTCACTTTTGCAGAAAACCCTCTAATGTTACTGGTAATCAACCCATATGCTAGTTTTAAGTCACATTTTCTGTTTTGCCGGAAACCCCTGATAATTGGGTTAATCAACCCGCATATAtcaaatatttttgtaaaataTTCATATCTTATAAGCCCTACCTTCGAATTTAACATGCTATATATGAAGTTTGATTAGAAAAGTATttagaatctaaatatgatgttattttaccagTTAACCATTTTAAAAAATGCTATGTATGGTGCAACATCAATCAACCATGCATGATCTGATTTTCTTTCATATGGTGCCAATCCGGATTAGAAATGAACACCTTAGCAAAACTAAAATTGGAGACAAACAAATCATCTATAATCACGCATGCACGCCTCGCCAAAACCTTATAGGAAAAAAAATCAGATTTCTCATGTTATGCAGAGAGATGTCTTAGAATTGACAACATTTAAACGCATTGTGATTCTGTGAGCACTGAGGCCATCGTCGGCGGGGGTGATAAGAGGATAATGACATCATAGATGGTATGGCATGTGCTTGAAATAAAGGACGTGGATCTATTGGGTCTTGAGTTGTGGTTATTGCATCAGGGGAGTGTGATATTTTTTTTTCTCCCGTGAGCTCTGTTGCAAgtaaatatattttaaaaaatcCGTGCAAGGTTTTCATGTTACATGATCGGTGCGGGTTGACGTACGTGCATGCGAGCGTTCGTTCGGGACTTCGTTCTCCTCAGTCGGTTGCACGCAATATCGCCCGGAGCCGATTCGCCCGCACGCGCGGCTAAAGGCTGCCAACATCGGCAAGGTCGCGGATTTCGTTGGCCCCGCAGCGCTCTCGGCGCAGTGGACACCGCCGGCGCCGGGCAATGGCCACGTCGTCGACGCTGAGCCAGACGCAGCGGTACGCCGCGGGTGCGCTCCTCGCGCTCGCGCTCCGCCAGGCGCAGATCCACCAGCGCGTCCTTCTCGGCTCCCACGGCCTCGACGAGGGCCCGGACCCTGAGACCGTCGTCCTCTCCAGCGACGACCCCGACGGCCGCGACCTCTGGACCCACGACtcccgcggcctcctccgccccggccTCCGGtcacccctctcccccttcctctcaCATGCGTGCTCCGTCTCTTGATCCGGCGTGTCATGGTGCGCGCGTCGCGTTTCAATTCTCAGGTTTCTCGAGATCGACCCCAAGGCCTGGCCGGGCGtggagaagacggcggcgaccTCCCAGCCCAAGCACCACATTGGAGCCGTACGTGCCAACAATGCCGCGTCGTCCGCGTTGAATTCCGCCCCCATTTCGACGTATCGTGTGACGTTTCCTCGCGCGCGCAGTTTCTCCGGAAAGTgttcgaggacgaagacgacggcgagAAGGCCGCCGCCGATAGGTCCGACCTCGAGCTGGCGCTCGCCAAAGCCGTCGACGCGATGGCGATGGGCCTGGAGAACGACGTTGCACCAGACGACCTGTTCAACCAACACGTGCTCGGCGCCGACAATGACGAAGAACCGGCTGACGACGGCTCGCCGTCgtcgccgggcggcggcgggcgctccAAGGACTACCGGAAGATGGCGGTGCTGTACATGCTCCTCTCAGCCTGCGTGGCGGACGTGAACATGGGCGAGGACGGCATGGGGTCCCCCCGCATCAGGAAGGGCTACGACGCCCGCCACCGCGTCGCGCTCCGGCTGATCGCGACTTGGCTCGACGTCAAGTGGATCAAGATGGTAACCAACCACCATTCCCCCAGAATGCGCATAATGAAGCAGCGTGCTAGCTAGTTCCTACCGTGCTGAATTTTTTCTTTGGCGTCGAACACCTTTGGCATTGTAGGAAGCTGTCGAGATAATGGTTGCTTGCTCTGCTATGGCTGCAGCGAAAGAGGAAGAGAAATTGCGTGAAAGTACGTCGCCGAGAAGCAGGTGGCAGAAATGGAGGCGCGGGGGGATCATCGGCGCCGCCGCCTTGACCGGAGGGACGCTCATGGCCATCTCCGGGGGTGATGATTATGTTACACCGTGTCGAAAGCAATCTTGATGACATCTCTCCGCGATCTGCTGAACTAGTTAACTGAATCTTTTTACAGGTCTAGCTGCTCCGGCGATTGCTGCAGGGTTCACTGCTCTTGCTCCGACGTTGCACGCACTTGTCCCTGTGATAGGGGCTAGCGGATTTGCTGCTATAGCTACTGCTGCTGGACACACCGCTGGCTCAGTAGCAGTTGCCGCATCATTTGGAGGTGTGCCTTCCACATTTTGCTCCATTAGATTAGATGATGATCCACAAGTATTTAATCATCCACAGTAACTAATCGTCATCTTTGGTTGGAATCAGCTGCTGGAGCTGGGTTAACTGGTTCCAAAATGGCCAAAAGAATTGGAGATGTGAAAGAATTCGAGTTCAAAGCCCTAGGCCAGAACCATAACCAGGGTGTAGGTGTTTGTTCTCTTTCAGCTGTACACTGGTCCATCCAATGCACTGTCTTGCTGCATTTTCCTTAACaattactccctccataaagaaatataagagcgtttagatcactataagagcgaatagtgatctaaacgctcttatatttctttacggagggagtacaatgctgTTTACTGATAAGATGAACTGGGTTTCATGGGGGTTTTTTTTTCACTTGCAGCGCCTAGCAGTCTG
Proteins encoded in this window:
- the LOC123123161 gene encoding transmembrane and coiled-coil domain-containing protein 4; the encoded protein is MATSSTLSQTQRYAAGALLALALRQAQIHQRVLLGSHGLDEGPDPETVVLSSDDPDGRDLWTHDSRGLLRPGLRFLEIDPKAWPGVEKTAATSQPKHHIGAFLRKVFEDEDDGEKAAADRSDLELALAKAVDAMAMGLENDVAPDDLFNQHVLGADNDEEPADDGSPSSPGGGGRSKDYRKMAVLYMLLSACVADVNMGEDGMGSPRIRKGYDARHRVALRLIATWLDVKWIKMEAVEIMVACSAMAAAKEEEKLRESTSPRSRWQKWRRGGIIGAAALTGGTLMAISGGLAAPAIAAGFTALAPTLHALVPVIGASGFAAIATAAGHTAGSVAVAASFGAAGAGLTGSKMAKRIGDVKEFEFKALGQNHNQGRLAVCIMVSGFAFNEDDFLKPWEGWKTNLERYILQWETKHIIALSTAIQDFLASRFAMELMREGAMQTVLSGIISAFAWPATLVAAADFIDSTWSVAIDRSDKVGIMLAEVLLNGLQGSRPVTLIGFSLGARVVFKCLQELALSGNNEGIVERAVLIGAPISVNDELWGPARKMVAGRLVNVYSTKDWILGVTFRASLLTQGLAGIQAIQVPGVENVDVSELVVGHSSYLGLMQQILEQLELNTYYPVFSPSTPRSSTPRSK